A single genomic interval of Anaerobacillus sp. CMMVII harbors:
- a CDS encoding sugar diacid recognition domain-containing protein codes for MIINRVLAEEITHKVMKVIPYNVNIMDETGLIIGSGDLERINTYHQGAIEAINQGKMVTIYDTEGGAKPGVNIPINFRNRIIGVIGVSGKPDIVSPFASLVQVTAELLITQEFLFTERRVREQLKEEFLYQWAFRIQEYDNAFQTNAETIGVNLKIPSKAIILKGKKTKEIPYMLDDEYYIRFSPDTILFIVKDDKAFLKRIEANIKKSSSIKIGIGNTHTIIGKSVQEAQKAIELSEKLQLSERLCYYDELKFIDILSHAYLENANICSIFKMLEKHPKGIELIETFKSYYDNNGDINSVSKELHIHRNSLTYRLQKIEAITGKNPKNYKDLIQLYISYLIYNIQKE; via the coding sequence ATGATAATAAATCGTGTACTTGCTGAAGAAATAACTCATAAAGTTATGAAAGTAATACCATATAATGTGAATATTATGGATGAAACGGGATTGATTATCGGAAGTGGTGATTTAGAAAGGATTAACACCTATCATCAAGGTGCCATTGAGGCTATAAACCAAGGAAAGATGGTTACGATTTATGATACTGAGGGAGGAGCAAAACCTGGTGTCAATATTCCAATAAACTTTAGAAATAGGATAATCGGGGTAATTGGAGTAAGTGGAAAACCAGACATCGTAAGTCCCTTCGCTTCTTTAGTACAAGTCACTGCTGAGCTATTAATAACTCAGGAATTTCTATTTACCGAACGAAGAGTAAGGGAACAATTAAAGGAAGAATTTTTGTATCAATGGGCATTTAGAATTCAGGAATATGATAATGCTTTTCAAACGAATGCGGAAACAATTGGAGTTAATCTTAAAATTCCAAGCAAAGCTATTATTCTTAAAGGAAAAAAAACGAAAGAAATTCCTTATATGTTAGACGATGAATATTACATTCGTTTTAGCCCTGATACCATTTTATTTATCGTAAAAGACGACAAAGCATTTCTAAAGCGAATTGAGGCCAATATAAAAAAAAGCAGTTCAATAAAAATTGGTATTGGTAACACCCATACCATTATCGGAAAATCTGTCCAAGAAGCACAAAAAGCAATTGAATTATCAGAGAAACTTCAGCTTTCTGAGAGGCTATGCTACTACGATGAATTAAAGTTCATAGATATTTTATCCCATGCATATCTTGAAAACGCTAACATTTGCAGTATTTTCAAAATGCTTGAAAAACATCCAAAGGGAATTGAATTAATAGAAACCTTCAAATCTTACTATGATAACAATGGAGATATAAATTCTGTTTCGAAAGAATTACATATTCACCGTAATAGTTTGACCTATCGCTTGCAAAAAATAGAAGCTATTACTGGGAAAAATCCAAAAAACTATAAAGACCTTATTCAACTTTATATTAGCTATTTAATCTATAATATCCAGAAAGAATAG